A single Glycine soja cultivar W05 chromosome 14, ASM419377v2, whole genome shotgun sequence DNA region contains:
- the LOC114384012 gene encoding uncharacterized protein LOC114384012, with amino-acid sequence MNYSLLERTCCALVWTSHHLRQYMLSHTTWLVSKTDPVKYIFEKLALTGRIARWQVLLFEFDIAYVTQKAIKGSALADYLAQQPLNDYQPMHPKFPDEDIMALFEEEVEDEDRDKWIVWFDDMSNALAHGVGAFWVTPDNQHIPFTARLDFDCTNNMAEYEACALGIQATIDFNIKLLKVYRDLALVIHQLKGE; translated from the coding sequence ATGAATTACTCTCTACtagaaaggacgtgttgtgccttGGTGTGGACATCCCACCATCTACGGCAGTACATGTTAAGCCACACCACTTGGTTGGTATCTAAGACAGACCCAGTCAAGTACATTTTCGAGAAACTCGCTCTCACCGGACggatcgctaggtggcaggttttgctatTTGAGTTCGACATTGCTTATGTCACTCAAAAGGcaataaagggaagtgccttggcAGACTATCTAGCTCAGCAGCCCCTCAATGACTACCAACCCATGCATCCAAAATTcccagatgaggacatcatggccttgtttgaggaggaGGTGGAGGATGAAGATAGGGATAAGTGGATAGTGTGGTTTGACGACATGTCCAACGCCCTAGCCCATGGAGTTGGGGCGTTTTGGGTCACTCCTGACAATCAACACATACCCTTCACAGCAAGGTTGGACTTCGATTGCACGAATAACATGGCGGAATACGAGGCATGCGCCCTTGGGATCCAAGCAACAATTGACTTCAACATCAAATTGCTCAAAGTATACAGAGACTTAGCTTTGGTGATCCATCAATTAAAAGGAGAATGA